Proteins from one Vicugna pacos chromosome 25, VicPac4, whole genome shotgun sequence genomic window:
- the ESRP1 gene encoding epithelial splicing regulatory protein 1 isoform X3 produces the protein MTASPDYLVVLFGITAGATGAKLGSDEKELILLLWKVVDLANKKVGQLHEVLVRPDQLELTEDCKEETKIDAESLSSAPQLDQALRQFNQSVSNELNIGVGTSFCLCTDGQLHVRQILHPEASKKNVLLPECFYSFFDLRKEFKKCCPGSPDIDKLDVAAMTEYLNFEKNGSASRYGASQVEDMGNIILAMISDPYNHRFSDPERVNYKFESGTCSKMELIDDNTVVRARGLPWQSSDQDIARFFKGLNIAKGGAALCLNAQGRRNGEALVRFVSEEHRDLALQRHKHHMGTRYIEVYKATGEDFLKIAGGTSNEVAQFLSKENQVIVRMRGLPFTATADEVVSFFGQHCPITGGKEGILFVTYPDGRPTGDAFVLFACEEYAQNALRKHKDLLGKRYIELFRSTAAEVQQVLNRFSSAPLIPLPTPPIIPVLPQQFVPPTNIRDCVRLRGLPYAATIEDILDFLGEFSTDIRTHGVHMVLNHQGRPSGDAFIQMKSADRAFMAAQKCHKKTMKDRYVEVFQCSAEEMNFVLMGGTLNRNGLSPPPCKLPCLSPPSYTFPAPAAVIPTEAAIYQPSVLLNPRALQPSTAYYPAGTQLFMNYTAYYPSPPGSPNSLGYFPTAANLSGVPPQPGTVVRMQGLAYNTGVKEILNFFQGYQCLKDAW, from the exons ATGACGGCGTCTCCGGATTACTTGGTGGTGCTTTTTGGAATCACTGCTGGGGCCACTGGGGCCAAACTGGGCTCGGATGAGAAGGAGCTGATCCTGCTGTTATGGAAAGTCGTGGATCTGGCCAACAAGAAG GTGGGACAGTTGCACGAAGTACTAGTTAGACCGGATCAGTTGGAGCTGACGGAGGATTGTAAGGAAGAAACTAAGATCGACGCCGAAAGTCTGTCCTCCGCGCCGCAGCTGGACCAAGCCCTCCGACAG ttTAACCAGTCAGTGAGCAATGAACTGAATATTGGGGTAggaacttccttctgtctttgtaCTGATGGGCAGCTTCATGTACGGCAAATCCTGCACCCCGAGGCTTCCAAGAAG AATGTATTATTGCCTGAATGCTTCTATTCCTTTTTTGATCTTCGGAAAGAATTCAAGAAGTGTTGCCCTGGTTCACCTGATATTGACAAACTGGATGTTGCAGCAATGACAGAGT ATTTAAATTTTGAGAAGAATGGTTCAGCCTCCCGGTATGGAGCCTCTCAAGTTGAAGATATGGGCAATATAATTTTAGCAATGATTTCAGACCCTTATA ATCACAGGTTTTCCGATCCAGAGAGAGTAAATTACAAATTTGAAAGTGGCACTTG CAGCAAGATGGAACTTATTGATGACAACACGGTGGTCAGGGCACGAGGCTTACCATGGCAGTCTTCGGATCAAGATATTGCAAGATTCTTCAAAGGACTCAATATTGCCAA GGGAGGTGCAGCACTTTGTCTGAATGCCCAGGGTCGAAGGAACGGAGAAGCTCTGGTCAGGTTTGTGAGTGAGGAGCACAGAGACCTGGCGCTGCAGAGGCACAAGCATCACATGGGGACCCGGTACATTGAG gtttaCAAAGCAACAGGTGAAGATTTCCTGAAAATTGCTGGTG GTACATCAAATGAGGTAGCCCAATTTCTCTCCAAGGAAAACCAAGTCATTGTCCGCATGCGGGGGCTCCCATTCACAGCCACAGCTGACGAGGTGGTATCCTTCTTCGGACAGCATTGCCCCATTACTGGGGGGAAGGAAGGCATCCTCTTTGTCACCTACCCAGATGGTAGGCCAACAGGGGACGCTTTTGTCCTCTTTGCTTGTGAGGAGTACGCACAGAACGCACTGAGGAAGCACAAGGACTTGTTGGGTAAAAGATACATTGAACTCTTCAGGAGCACAGCAGCTGAAGTCCAGCAG GTGCTGAACCGATTCTCCTCGGCCCCTCTCATTCCACTTCCAACCCCTCCCATTATTCCAGTACTACCTCAGCAATTTGTGCCCCCTACAAACATTAGAGACTGTGTACGCCTTCGAGGTCTTCCCTACGCAGCCACAATTGAAGACATCCTGGACTTTCTTGGGGAATTTTCCACAGATATTCGAACTCATGGAGTCCACATGGTACTGAATCACCAG GGCCGCCCATCAGGAGATGCCTTTATCCAGATGAAGTCTGCGGACAGAGCATTTATGGCTGCACAGAAGTGTCATAAAAAAACCATGAAGGAcagatatgttgaagtctttcAGTGTTCAGCTGAGGAGATGAACTTTGTGTTAATGGGGGGCACTTTAAATCGAAATGGCTTATCCCCACCGCCATGTAAGTTACCAT GCCTGTCTCCTCCCTCCTACACATTTCCAGCCCCTGCAGCAGTCATTCCTACTGAAGCTGCCATCTACCAGCCCTCTGTGCTCTTGAACCCACGAGCGCTGCAGCCCTCCACAGCATACTACCCAGCGGGCACTCAGCTCTTCATGAACTACACAGCCTACTATCCCAG
- the ESRP1 gene encoding epithelial splicing regulatory protein 1 isoform X5 — protein sequence MTASPDYLVVLFGITAGATGAKLGSDEKELILLLWKVVDLANKKVGQLHEVLVRPDQLELTEDCKEETKIDAESLSSAPQLDQALRQFNQSVSNELNIGVGTSFCLCTDGQLHVRQILHPEASKKNVLLPECFYSFFDLRKEFKKCCPGSPDIDKLDVAAMTEYLNFEKNGSASRYGASQVEDMGNIILAMISDPYNHRFSDPERVNYKFESGTCSKMELIDDNTVVRARGLPWQSSDQDIARFFKGLNIAKGGAALCLNAQGRRNGEALVRFVSEEHRDLALQRHKHHMGTRYIEVYKATGEDFLKIAGGTSNEVAQFLSKENQVIVRMRGLPFTATADEVVSFFGQHCPITGGKEGILFVTYPDGRPTGDAFVLFACEEYAQNALRKHKDLLGKRYIELFRSTAAEVQQVLNRFSSAPLIPLPTPPIIPVLPQQFVPPTNIRDCVRLRGLPYAATIEDILDFLGEFSTDIRTHGVHMVLNHQGRPSGDAFIQMKSADRAFMAAQKCHKKTMKDRYVEVFQCSAEEMNFVLMGGTLNRNGLSPPPCKLPCLSPPSYTFPAPAAVIPTEAAIYQPSVLLNPRALQPSTAYYPAGTQLFMNYTAYYPSMQPRMDLFTQMTRPGLYPKNGFVFKGPSS from the exons ATGACGGCGTCTCCGGATTACTTGGTGGTGCTTTTTGGAATCACTGCTGGGGCCACTGGGGCCAAACTGGGCTCGGATGAGAAGGAGCTGATCCTGCTGTTATGGAAAGTCGTGGATCTGGCCAACAAGAAG GTGGGACAGTTGCACGAAGTACTAGTTAGACCGGATCAGTTGGAGCTGACGGAGGATTGTAAGGAAGAAACTAAGATCGACGCCGAAAGTCTGTCCTCCGCGCCGCAGCTGGACCAAGCCCTCCGACAG ttTAACCAGTCAGTGAGCAATGAACTGAATATTGGGGTAggaacttccttctgtctttgtaCTGATGGGCAGCTTCATGTACGGCAAATCCTGCACCCCGAGGCTTCCAAGAAG AATGTATTATTGCCTGAATGCTTCTATTCCTTTTTTGATCTTCGGAAAGAATTCAAGAAGTGTTGCCCTGGTTCACCTGATATTGACAAACTGGATGTTGCAGCAATGACAGAGT ATTTAAATTTTGAGAAGAATGGTTCAGCCTCCCGGTATGGAGCCTCTCAAGTTGAAGATATGGGCAATATAATTTTAGCAATGATTTCAGACCCTTATA ATCACAGGTTTTCCGATCCAGAGAGAGTAAATTACAAATTTGAAAGTGGCACTTG CAGCAAGATGGAACTTATTGATGACAACACGGTGGTCAGGGCACGAGGCTTACCATGGCAGTCTTCGGATCAAGATATTGCAAGATTCTTCAAAGGACTCAATATTGCCAA GGGAGGTGCAGCACTTTGTCTGAATGCCCAGGGTCGAAGGAACGGAGAAGCTCTGGTCAGGTTTGTGAGTGAGGAGCACAGAGACCTGGCGCTGCAGAGGCACAAGCATCACATGGGGACCCGGTACATTGAG gtttaCAAAGCAACAGGTGAAGATTTCCTGAAAATTGCTGGTG GTACATCAAATGAGGTAGCCCAATTTCTCTCCAAGGAAAACCAAGTCATTGTCCGCATGCGGGGGCTCCCATTCACAGCCACAGCTGACGAGGTGGTATCCTTCTTCGGACAGCATTGCCCCATTACTGGGGGGAAGGAAGGCATCCTCTTTGTCACCTACCCAGATGGTAGGCCAACAGGGGACGCTTTTGTCCTCTTTGCTTGTGAGGAGTACGCACAGAACGCACTGAGGAAGCACAAGGACTTGTTGGGTAAAAGATACATTGAACTCTTCAGGAGCACAGCAGCTGAAGTCCAGCAG GTGCTGAACCGATTCTCCTCGGCCCCTCTCATTCCACTTCCAACCCCTCCCATTATTCCAGTACTACCTCAGCAATTTGTGCCCCCTACAAACATTAGAGACTGTGTACGCCTTCGAGGTCTTCCCTACGCAGCCACAATTGAAGACATCCTGGACTTTCTTGGGGAATTTTCCACAGATATTCGAACTCATGGAGTCCACATGGTACTGAATCACCAG GGCCGCCCATCAGGAGATGCCTTTATCCAGATGAAGTCTGCGGACAGAGCATTTATGGCTGCACAGAAGTGTCATAAAAAAACCATGAAGGAcagatatgttgaagtctttcAGTGTTCAGCTGAGGAGATGAACTTTGTGTTAATGGGGGGCACTTTAAATCGAAATGGCTTATCCCCACCGCCATGTAAGTTACCAT GCCTGTCTCCTCCCTCCTACACATTTCCAGCCCCTGCAGCAGTCATTCCTACTGAAGCTGCCATCTACCAGCCCTCTGTGCTCTTGAACCCACGAGCGCTGCAGCCCTCCACAGCATACTACCCAGCGGGCACTCAGCTCTTCATGAACTACACAGCCTACTATCCCAG
- the ESRP1 gene encoding epithelial splicing regulatory protein 1 isoform X6 yields the protein MTASPDYLVVLFGITAGATGAKLGSDEKELILLLWKVVDLANKKVGQLHEVLVRPDQLELTEDCKEETKIDAESLSSAPQLDQALRQFNQSVSNELNIGVGTSFCLCTDGQLHVRQILHPEASKKNVLLPECFYSFFDLRKEFKKCCPGSPDIDKLDVAAMTEYLNFEKNGSASRYGASQVEDMGNIILAMISDPYNHRFSDPERVNYKFESGTCSKMELIDDNTVVRARGLPWQSSDQDIARFFKGLNIAKGGAALCLNAQGRRNGEALVRFVSEEHRDLALQRHKHHMGTRYIEVYKATGEDFLKIAGGTSNEVAQFLSKENQVIVRMRGLPFTATADEVVSFFGQHCPITGGKEGILFVTYPDGRPTGDAFVLFACEEYAQNALRKHKDLLGKRYIELFRSTAAEVQQVLNRFSSAPLIPLPTPPIIPVLPQQFVPPTNIRDCVRLRGLPYAATIEDILDFLGEFSTDIRTHGVHMVLNHQGRPSGDAFIQMKSADRAFMAAQKCHKKTMKDRYVEVFQCSAEEMNFVLMGGTLNRNGLSPPPCKLPCLSPPSYTFPAPAAVIPTEAAIYQPSVLLNPRALQPSTAYYPAGTQLFMNYTAYYPSV from the exons ATGACGGCGTCTCCGGATTACTTGGTGGTGCTTTTTGGAATCACTGCTGGGGCCACTGGGGCCAAACTGGGCTCGGATGAGAAGGAGCTGATCCTGCTGTTATGGAAAGTCGTGGATCTGGCCAACAAGAAG GTGGGACAGTTGCACGAAGTACTAGTTAGACCGGATCAGTTGGAGCTGACGGAGGATTGTAAGGAAGAAACTAAGATCGACGCCGAAAGTCTGTCCTCCGCGCCGCAGCTGGACCAAGCCCTCCGACAG ttTAACCAGTCAGTGAGCAATGAACTGAATATTGGGGTAggaacttccttctgtctttgtaCTGATGGGCAGCTTCATGTACGGCAAATCCTGCACCCCGAGGCTTCCAAGAAG AATGTATTATTGCCTGAATGCTTCTATTCCTTTTTTGATCTTCGGAAAGAATTCAAGAAGTGTTGCCCTGGTTCACCTGATATTGACAAACTGGATGTTGCAGCAATGACAGAGT ATTTAAATTTTGAGAAGAATGGTTCAGCCTCCCGGTATGGAGCCTCTCAAGTTGAAGATATGGGCAATATAATTTTAGCAATGATTTCAGACCCTTATA ATCACAGGTTTTCCGATCCAGAGAGAGTAAATTACAAATTTGAAAGTGGCACTTG CAGCAAGATGGAACTTATTGATGACAACACGGTGGTCAGGGCACGAGGCTTACCATGGCAGTCTTCGGATCAAGATATTGCAAGATTCTTCAAAGGACTCAATATTGCCAA GGGAGGTGCAGCACTTTGTCTGAATGCCCAGGGTCGAAGGAACGGAGAAGCTCTGGTCAGGTTTGTGAGTGAGGAGCACAGAGACCTGGCGCTGCAGAGGCACAAGCATCACATGGGGACCCGGTACATTGAG gtttaCAAAGCAACAGGTGAAGATTTCCTGAAAATTGCTGGTG GTACATCAAATGAGGTAGCCCAATTTCTCTCCAAGGAAAACCAAGTCATTGTCCGCATGCGGGGGCTCCCATTCACAGCCACAGCTGACGAGGTGGTATCCTTCTTCGGACAGCATTGCCCCATTACTGGGGGGAAGGAAGGCATCCTCTTTGTCACCTACCCAGATGGTAGGCCAACAGGGGACGCTTTTGTCCTCTTTGCTTGTGAGGAGTACGCACAGAACGCACTGAGGAAGCACAAGGACTTGTTGGGTAAAAGATACATTGAACTCTTCAGGAGCACAGCAGCTGAAGTCCAGCAG GTGCTGAACCGATTCTCCTCGGCCCCTCTCATTCCACTTCCAACCCCTCCCATTATTCCAGTACTACCTCAGCAATTTGTGCCCCCTACAAACATTAGAGACTGTGTACGCCTTCGAGGTCTTCCCTACGCAGCCACAATTGAAGACATCCTGGACTTTCTTGGGGAATTTTCCACAGATATTCGAACTCATGGAGTCCACATGGTACTGAATCACCAG GGCCGCCCATCAGGAGATGCCTTTATCCAGATGAAGTCTGCGGACAGAGCATTTATGGCTGCACAGAAGTGTCATAAAAAAACCATGAAGGAcagatatgttgaagtctttcAGTGTTCAGCTGAGGAGATGAACTTTGTGTTAATGGGGGGCACTTTAAATCGAAATGGCTTATCCCCACCGCCATGTAAGTTACCAT GCCTGTCTCCTCCCTCCTACACATTTCCAGCCCCTGCAGCAGTCATTCCTACTGAAGCTGCCATCTACCAGCCCTCTGTGCTCTTGAACCCACGAGCGCTGCAGCCCTCCACAGCATACTACCCAGCGGGCACTCAGCTCTTCATGAACTACACAGCCTACTATCCCAG
- the ESRP1 gene encoding epithelial splicing regulatory protein 1 isoform X4: MTASPDYLVVLFGITAGATGAKLGSDEKELILLLWKVVDLANKKVGQLHEVLVRPDQLELTEDCKEETKIDAESLSSAPQLDQALRQFNQSVSNELNIGVGTSFCLCTDGQLHVRQILHPEASKKNVLLPECFYSFFDLRKEFKKCCPGSPDIDKLDVAAMTEYLNFEKNGSASRYGASQVEDMGNIILAMISDPYNHRFSDPERVNYKFESGTCSKMELIDDNTVVRARGLPWQSSDQDIARFFKGLNIAKGGAALCLNAQGRRNGEALVRFVSEEHRDLALQRHKHHMGTRYIEVYKATGEDFLKIAGGTSNEVAQFLSKENQVIVRMRGLPFTATADEVVSFFGQHCPITGGKEGILFVTYPDGRPTGDAFVLFACEEYAQNALRKHKDLLGKRYIELFRSTAAEVQQVLNRFSSAPLIPLPTPPIIPVLPQQFVPPTNIRDCVRLRGLPYAATIEDILDFLGEFSTDIRTHGVHMVLNHQGRPSGDAFIQMKSADRAFMAAQKCHKKTMKDRYVEVFQCSAEEMNFVLMGGTLNRNGLSPPPCLSPPSYTFPAPAAVIPTEAAIYQPSVLLNPRALQPSTAYYPAGTQLFMNYTAYYPSPPGSPNSLGYFPTAANLSGVPPQPGTVVRMQGLAYNTGVKEILNFFQGYQCLKDAW, encoded by the exons ATGACGGCGTCTCCGGATTACTTGGTGGTGCTTTTTGGAATCACTGCTGGGGCCACTGGGGCCAAACTGGGCTCGGATGAGAAGGAGCTGATCCTGCTGTTATGGAAAGTCGTGGATCTGGCCAACAAGAAG GTGGGACAGTTGCACGAAGTACTAGTTAGACCGGATCAGTTGGAGCTGACGGAGGATTGTAAGGAAGAAACTAAGATCGACGCCGAAAGTCTGTCCTCCGCGCCGCAGCTGGACCAAGCCCTCCGACAG ttTAACCAGTCAGTGAGCAATGAACTGAATATTGGGGTAggaacttccttctgtctttgtaCTGATGGGCAGCTTCATGTACGGCAAATCCTGCACCCCGAGGCTTCCAAGAAG AATGTATTATTGCCTGAATGCTTCTATTCCTTTTTTGATCTTCGGAAAGAATTCAAGAAGTGTTGCCCTGGTTCACCTGATATTGACAAACTGGATGTTGCAGCAATGACAGAGT ATTTAAATTTTGAGAAGAATGGTTCAGCCTCCCGGTATGGAGCCTCTCAAGTTGAAGATATGGGCAATATAATTTTAGCAATGATTTCAGACCCTTATA ATCACAGGTTTTCCGATCCAGAGAGAGTAAATTACAAATTTGAAAGTGGCACTTG CAGCAAGATGGAACTTATTGATGACAACACGGTGGTCAGGGCACGAGGCTTACCATGGCAGTCTTCGGATCAAGATATTGCAAGATTCTTCAAAGGACTCAATATTGCCAA GGGAGGTGCAGCACTTTGTCTGAATGCCCAGGGTCGAAGGAACGGAGAAGCTCTGGTCAGGTTTGTGAGTGAGGAGCACAGAGACCTGGCGCTGCAGAGGCACAAGCATCACATGGGGACCCGGTACATTGAG gtttaCAAAGCAACAGGTGAAGATTTCCTGAAAATTGCTGGTG GTACATCAAATGAGGTAGCCCAATTTCTCTCCAAGGAAAACCAAGTCATTGTCCGCATGCGGGGGCTCCCATTCACAGCCACAGCTGACGAGGTGGTATCCTTCTTCGGACAGCATTGCCCCATTACTGGGGGGAAGGAAGGCATCCTCTTTGTCACCTACCCAGATGGTAGGCCAACAGGGGACGCTTTTGTCCTCTTTGCTTGTGAGGAGTACGCACAGAACGCACTGAGGAAGCACAAGGACTTGTTGGGTAAAAGATACATTGAACTCTTCAGGAGCACAGCAGCTGAAGTCCAGCAG GTGCTGAACCGATTCTCCTCGGCCCCTCTCATTCCACTTCCAACCCCTCCCATTATTCCAGTACTACCTCAGCAATTTGTGCCCCCTACAAACATTAGAGACTGTGTACGCCTTCGAGGTCTTCCCTACGCAGCCACAATTGAAGACATCCTGGACTTTCTTGGGGAATTTTCCACAGATATTCGAACTCATGGAGTCCACATGGTACTGAATCACCAG GGCCGCCCATCAGGAGATGCCTTTATCCAGATGAAGTCTGCGGACAGAGCATTTATGGCTGCACAGAAGTGTCATAAAAAAACCATGAAGGAcagatatgttgaagtctttcAGTGTTCAGCTGAGGAGATGAACTTTGTGTTAATGGGGGGCACTTTAAATCGAAATGGCTTATCCCCACCGCCAT GCCTGTCTCCTCCCTCCTACACATTTCCAGCCCCTGCAGCAGTCATTCCTACTGAAGCTGCCATCTACCAGCCCTCTGTGCTCTTGAACCCACGAGCGCTGCAGCCCTCCACAGCATACTACCCAGCGGGCACTCAGCTCTTCATGAACTACACAGCCTACTATCCCAG
- the ESRP1 gene encoding epithelial splicing regulatory protein 1 isoform X7, which yields MTASPDYLVVLFGITAGATGAKLGSDEKELILLLWKVVDLANKKVGQLHEVLVRPDQLELTEDCKEETKIDAESLSSAPQLDQALRQFNQSVSNELNIGVGTSFCLCTDGQLHVRQILHPEASKKNVLLPECFYSFFDLRKEFKKCCPGSPDIDKLDVAAMTEYLNFEKNGSASRYGASQVEDMGNIILAMISDPYNHRFSDPERVNYKFESGTCSKMELIDDNTVVRARGLPWQSSDQDIARFFKGLNIAKGGAALCLNAQGRRNGEALVRFVSEEHRDLALQRHKHHMGTRYIEVYKATGEDFLKIAGGTSNEVAQFLSKENQVIVRMRGLPFTATADEVVSFFGQHCPITGGKEGILFVTYPDGRPTGDAFVLFACEEYAQNALRKHKDLLGKRYIELFRSTAAEVQQVLNRFSSAPLIPLPTPPIIPVLPQQFVPPTNIRDCVRLRGLPYAATIEDILDFLGEFSTDIRTHGVHMVLNHQGRPSGDAFIQMKSADRAFMAAQKCHKKTMKDRYVEVFQCSAEEMNFVLMGGTLNRNGLSPPPCLSPPSYTFPAPAAVIPTEAAIYQPSVLLNPRALQPSTAYYPAGTQLFMNYTAYYPSV from the exons ATGACGGCGTCTCCGGATTACTTGGTGGTGCTTTTTGGAATCACTGCTGGGGCCACTGGGGCCAAACTGGGCTCGGATGAGAAGGAGCTGATCCTGCTGTTATGGAAAGTCGTGGATCTGGCCAACAAGAAG GTGGGACAGTTGCACGAAGTACTAGTTAGACCGGATCAGTTGGAGCTGACGGAGGATTGTAAGGAAGAAACTAAGATCGACGCCGAAAGTCTGTCCTCCGCGCCGCAGCTGGACCAAGCCCTCCGACAG ttTAACCAGTCAGTGAGCAATGAACTGAATATTGGGGTAggaacttccttctgtctttgtaCTGATGGGCAGCTTCATGTACGGCAAATCCTGCACCCCGAGGCTTCCAAGAAG AATGTATTATTGCCTGAATGCTTCTATTCCTTTTTTGATCTTCGGAAAGAATTCAAGAAGTGTTGCCCTGGTTCACCTGATATTGACAAACTGGATGTTGCAGCAATGACAGAGT ATTTAAATTTTGAGAAGAATGGTTCAGCCTCCCGGTATGGAGCCTCTCAAGTTGAAGATATGGGCAATATAATTTTAGCAATGATTTCAGACCCTTATA ATCACAGGTTTTCCGATCCAGAGAGAGTAAATTACAAATTTGAAAGTGGCACTTG CAGCAAGATGGAACTTATTGATGACAACACGGTGGTCAGGGCACGAGGCTTACCATGGCAGTCTTCGGATCAAGATATTGCAAGATTCTTCAAAGGACTCAATATTGCCAA GGGAGGTGCAGCACTTTGTCTGAATGCCCAGGGTCGAAGGAACGGAGAAGCTCTGGTCAGGTTTGTGAGTGAGGAGCACAGAGACCTGGCGCTGCAGAGGCACAAGCATCACATGGGGACCCGGTACATTGAG gtttaCAAAGCAACAGGTGAAGATTTCCTGAAAATTGCTGGTG GTACATCAAATGAGGTAGCCCAATTTCTCTCCAAGGAAAACCAAGTCATTGTCCGCATGCGGGGGCTCCCATTCACAGCCACAGCTGACGAGGTGGTATCCTTCTTCGGACAGCATTGCCCCATTACTGGGGGGAAGGAAGGCATCCTCTTTGTCACCTACCCAGATGGTAGGCCAACAGGGGACGCTTTTGTCCTCTTTGCTTGTGAGGAGTACGCACAGAACGCACTGAGGAAGCACAAGGACTTGTTGGGTAAAAGATACATTGAACTCTTCAGGAGCACAGCAGCTGAAGTCCAGCAG GTGCTGAACCGATTCTCCTCGGCCCCTCTCATTCCACTTCCAACCCCTCCCATTATTCCAGTACTACCTCAGCAATTTGTGCCCCCTACAAACATTAGAGACTGTGTACGCCTTCGAGGTCTTCCCTACGCAGCCACAATTGAAGACATCCTGGACTTTCTTGGGGAATTTTCCACAGATATTCGAACTCATGGAGTCCACATGGTACTGAATCACCAG GGCCGCCCATCAGGAGATGCCTTTATCCAGATGAAGTCTGCGGACAGAGCATTTATGGCTGCACAGAAGTGTCATAAAAAAACCATGAAGGAcagatatgttgaagtctttcAGTGTTCAGCTGAGGAGATGAACTTTGTGTTAATGGGGGGCACTTTAAATCGAAATGGCTTATCCCCACCGCCAT GCCTGTCTCCTCCCTCCTACACATTTCCAGCCCCTGCAGCAGTCATTCCTACTGAAGCTGCCATCTACCAGCCCTCTGTGCTCTTGAACCCACGAGCGCTGCAGCCCTCCACAGCATACTACCCAGCGGGCACTCAGCTCTTCATGAACTACACAGCCTACTATCCCAG